In Penicillium psychrofluorescens genome assembly, chromosome: 5, a single window of DNA contains:
- a CDS encoding uncharacterized protein (ID:PFLUO_008435-T1.cds;~source:funannotate), with the protein MKKGSTIINCASVNPYIGRGDLLDYTATKGAIVAFTRALSNQQIKNGIRVNCVCPGPIWTPLIPSTMQTSAMEQFHAVPIGRPGQPSEVATCFVFLASQDSSYISGQSLHPNGGVMVNG; encoded by the exons ATGAAGAAGGGTTCCACGATCATCAACTGTGCGTCGGTCAACCCGTACATCGGCCGGGGTGATCTCCTGGATTACACCGCGACCAAGGGCGCGATTGTCGCATTCACACGAGCTCTATCCAACCAGCAGATAAAAAACGGCATCCGAGTCAATTGTGTGTGCCCTGGGCCCA TCTGGACTCCCTTGATCCCATCCACAATGCAGACCTCTGCTATGGAACAATTCCACGCGGTGCCTATCGGCCGACCAGGACAGCCTAGTGAGGTTGCCACATGCTTCGTCTTTTTGGCAAGCCAAGATAGTAGCTATATCTCCGGCCAAAGTCTACATCCCAATGGCGGTGTGATGGTCAACGGCTAA
- a CDS encoding uncharacterized protein (ID:PFLUO_008430-T1.cds;~source:funannotate), with amino-acid sequence MDYDVSRYLAVTRSHKLNDRDHQVEGIIAPKEQLPRYFGKSGPTDADPRKTKKDGGGKGNWGRSGDEVQDYGYTFTNARRRSNSSTQGLADFRTKFETVDPEPVFEEQVHGPSDEVLANVATVTKVDTSSSNDSETDNGGMRL; translated from the exons ATGGACTACGACGTCAGCAGGTATCTGGCTG TGACTCGTTCCCATAAGCTGAATGACCGGGACCACCAGGTAGAGGGCATCATCGCCCCCAAAGAACAGCTGCCCCGTTACTTTGGCAAGTCGGGTCCAACCGATGCGGATCCACGTAAGACCAAGAAGGATGGtggcggcaagggcaatTG GGGCCGCTCCGGAGATGAAGTCCAGGACTATGGCTACACCTTCACCAATGCCAGGCGCCGCTCCAACAGCAGCACCCAGGGCCTGGCCGATTTTCGCACCAAGTTCGAGACCGTCGATCCTGAGCCGGTCTTTGAGGAGCAGGTCCACGGCCCCTCAGATGAGGTCCTGGCCAACGTAGCCACCGTCACCAAGGTGGACACCAGCAGCAGTAACGACAGCGAGACCGACAACGGGGGAATGCGTCTCTAA
- a CDS encoding uncharacterized protein (ID:PFLUO_008436-T1.cds;~source:funannotate), which translates to MVQYAEKPASGAKSQFQPGHKIPIQHLDKPGLQLDMEDPKPVSSYIPTEDGGYQLYKAAGKLQGKRAIVTGGDSGIGRAIAVLYAMEGASSMIVYLPSEEKDAQDTKKEVEAAGQKCHCLAMDLRNKDNCRKVVDTAVQCMGGIDILVNNAAFQHMLSDIGELDE; encoded by the exons ATGGTCCAATACGCCGAAAAACCAGCTAGCGGGGCGAAGTCCCAGTTTCAACCGG GACACAAGATTCCTATTCAACACCTGGACAAGCCAGGGCTGCAGTTAGATATGGAGGACCCCAAGCCGGTTTCCTCCTATATCCCCACTGAGGATGGTGGGTACCAACTCTACAAGGCCGCGGGCAAGCTCCAGGGAAAACGAGCCATCGTCACCGGCGGCGACTCGGGCATTGGGCGGGCCATTGCCGTCCTGTATGCGATGGAAGGCGCATCAAGTATGATTGTTTACTTACCATCAGAGGAAAAAGATGCCCAGGATACCAAGAAAGAAGTCGAGGCGGCCGGTCAAAAATGCCATTGCCTGGCAATGGATCTGCGGAATAAGGACAACTGTCGCAAGGTCGTCGACACGGCCGTCCAGTGCATGGGCGGCATTGATATCTTGGTGAACAATGCCGCTTTCCAGCATATGCTGAGCGACATTGGGGAACTGGATGAGTAG
- a CDS encoding uncharacterized protein (ID:PFLUO_008433-T1.cds;~source:funannotate), translating into MAGPKIACIGVIGKADNPLHVSLFPPYSDSTIEFSFLLNSCLDIFEIRRKHTSVDQDLGLLQAIDERLAAYGWMTTTGVKLLIIVDLFGQDEGAGSSASPAISGLRDSDLKPAFRALQSAYIQLLQNPFYSPDDHTPLPGHTVEPSSACQQISNPKFAIDVKRIGESWAPGIAVM; encoded by the exons ATGGCAGGCCCCAAGATCGCCTGCATCGGGGTGATCGGGAAAGCC GACAACCCTCTCCATgtctccctcttccctccttATTCGGACTCGACCATTGAGTTCTCCTTCCTGCTGAACTCCTGCCTGGACATCTTTGAGATTCGGCGGAAACACACATCCGTGGATCAAGATCTGGGTCTACTGCAGGCGATCGACGAGAGACTGGCGGCCTATGGCTGGATGACCACCACGGGAGTGAAGCTCTTGATCATTGTGGATCTATTCGGCCAGGACGAGGGCGCGGGGAGCTCAGCAAGCCCGGCGATCAGTGGATTGCGGGACTCCGATCTGAAGCCG GCTTTCCGAGCATTGCAGAGCGCCTATATCCAACTGCTACAGAACCCGTTCTACTCTCCCGATGATCATACACCGTTGCCAGGTCACACGGTCGAACCCTCTTCTGCATGTCAGCAAATATCAAATCCCAAATTCGCGATCGATGTCAAGCGCATTGGAGAGTCGTGGGCGCCAGGCATTGCCGTTATGTAA
- a CDS encoding uncharacterized protein (ID:PFLUO_008431-T1.cds;~source:funannotate): MFVPKAAAPGARNTRRRQRTSSDDSVKPPKAKRQRSVLRQKDDSPSDAQLSGLPLSGDVTTDPMETEFHLPLRGSKQTEALKNDKEDYYTVEQLPALPDQIRGLQSEPLRCFFGPGHDHALALTRSHAIVWPYSAPTSSPSSSETFTVSIPESCRDLNGPVPLGILLSTVTGGHPGLLVLIPSTGKIIYWETVSSIASLGLSRQKQNGIQGSISGLLSGEHAIEVMNGEPSGIIATFSSGRVAHITVRDSQGKPSVLVNFLRSTVGAGGGGFLDGIKNVLGGGSWRKEVTAVRTGGSHQRGQRDVVIVTSAGLLEIWDTHWNHGNALKKRYDAKDDITAAIAQNHVNTSGEPDLKVMDFAFPAQQQAFDENTSPVSEESWRLFLVVGSPQWLESKRLFLVQICLSGSECRILSTHPVDLHSVSAGLNELKPKIFVPRSEGSAFILLGQSLVMLSLASVEETPSSQLLLDSNKSPLSLQDMIHLRSGKDYEILGCGPEDEPSGNSYGACVLMVRNFGVLRVTVFPRDQVEGDAEEAQATAKHKLEQAIFFGTMAKNPLNLAGESGFDFPPAEIEQAALEICHETMRSDSKFIPRTAISVEQNLRLRAKALDDLISLLCRKGNPLSRPARWELLWAAEKIAAQKAMWKVGESYRGEGEKPFLNTVIESMNDRFKTRLDPQQGENDPVRQWFLKDSFQMEHIIPWIMKAIKPRRGNSSKQARKLSEQILEASEISLAIMETAFRYRDEHAGLYGLGEDFLEDGVLADGYEDLPEFWTSKAVGYTETGHLLDWELDSCRAWIQQRTSSADAPDAQVLKNIAENSARHLRVLGQMHRERFRWLAVQEDPQLVDESASIEQTHIKERKWQLFKLAGIGHLQDALSLAERFRDMEALVELVIELQDQMKNQGSSADVTPIGDREGVVEQRISQYFETFGEPWAGAYFSRQISMGHPGALLSMKKYQPFVTRFLRKSSAYLRLSWINDVVGEDDYDTAAASLEQLALSGETNLWSHQVEISLAKLGRLASWERSQPQDLHPASREAIQRLDDHTAIDVIQQDLYNYIQPVFEGAIDKKAEVELALDYFGSYLSEDRPSLHEILNEALTTMINRQVVGADDLLDLLTLIGPAQTSEDKDSETHHEVFFQALQVLERGRYVQQNVSYESALRKLIWRRCMIRDDWEARGKAAEEVNGNSDLSATETALHYTLGLCLGEWYRDVGGRVSLTLSTENRELTHPSLYQPLSPAEALMSESESEVLVSRFRPEQRARIALDLQREDDLLRQYIEAGKLDFWYQNLLASADARSSASRATDATSGDARARLTWV, encoded by the exons ATGTTCGTCCCCAAAGCAGCTGCTCCTGGCGCACGCAACACTCGCCGGCGCCAGCGAACAAGCTCGGACGACTCCGTCAAGCCTCCCAAGGCTAAACGACAGCGCTCAGTGCTACGGCAGAAGGATGACTCCCCGTCAGATGCCCAGTTATCTGGATTGCCACTGAGTGGCGATGTGACCACGGATCCGATGGAAACGGAGTTTCATCTCCCCCTCCGAGGCAGCAAACAGACTGAGGCCCTCAAAAATGACAAGGAGG ATTACTACACCGTGGAGCAACTTCCAGCGTTGCCGGATCAGATTCGAGGATTGCAGTCAG AGCCTCTTCGATGTTTTTTCGGACCAGGCCACGACCATGCCTTGGCCCTGACGCGCTCCCATGCAATTGTATGGCCCTACTCGGCACCCACTTCgtccccatcctcctcggaaACTTTTACCGTCTCGATTCCCGAATCATGCAGGGACCTCAACGGCCCAGTTCCGCTTGGCATCCTGTTGTCTACCGTAACAGGAGGGCATCCAGGCCTTCTCGTCCTCATTCCTTCTACCGGTAAAATAATTTACTGGGAAACCGTGTCCAGCATCGCTTCGCTGGGCTTGTCTCGACAAAAGCAAAATGGCATTCAGGGGTCAATCTCTGGCTTGCTTTCTGGTGAACATGCCATAGAGGTTATGAACGGCGAGCCCTCTGGAATCATTGCGACCTTTTCTTCCGGACGAGTGGCGCACATTACCGTGAGGGATTCTCAAGGGAAACCCTCTGTGCTAGTCAACTTCCTTCGCAGCACAgtcggtgctggaggtggcGGGTTCCTCGATGGAATCAAGAATGTTCTAGGGGGTGGCTCTTGGAGAAAAGAGGTCACCGCCGTACGAACGGGGGGTTCCCACCAACGAGGTCAACGAGATGTGGTCATTGTAACTTCGGCTGGTCTTCTCGAAATCTGGGATACACATTGGAACCATGGCAACGCCCTCAAAAAACGATACGATGCCAAGGACGATATCACAGCCGCCATCGCCCAGAATCATGTGAACACGAGTGGCGAACCAGATCTCAAGGTCATGGATTTTGCTTTTCctgcgcagcagcaggcttTCGATGAGAACACCTCTCCGGTCTCTGAGGAGTCATGGCGGCTTTTCTTGGTTGTTGGTTCCCCTCAATGGTTAGAATCCAAGAGACTCTTCCTGGTCCAGATCTGTTTGTCCGGGAGCGAATGTCGGATTCTATCAACACACCCCGTAGACCTTCACAGTGTGTCTGCCGGGCTGAACGAATTGAAGCCAAAAATATTCGTTCCCCGGTCGGAGGGGTCCGCTTTCATTCTACTCGGACAGTCTCTGGTCATGCTGTCGCTCGCGAGTGTCGAGGAGACACCCAGCTCGCAACTGCTTCTGGACTCCAACAAATCACCTCTGTCTCTACAGGACATGATTCACTTGCGATCGGGCAAGGACTACGAAATCCTCGGTTGTGGCCCAGAAGATGAGCCCAGTGGGAATTCGTATGGCGCTTGTGTCCTCATGGTTCGAAATTTTGGAGTTCTTCGCGTTACCGTATTCCCTCGCGATCAGGTAGAAGGCGATGCTGAAGAGGCCCAGGCGACCGCCAAGCACAAACTCGAGCAGGCAATTTTCTTTGGCACAATGGCCAAGAACCCCTTGAACCTTGCAGGCGAGAGTGGGTTTGATTTCCCTCCTGCTGAAATCGAGCAAGCCGCCCTTGAGATTTGCCATGAGACGATGCGATCAGACTCCAAGTTCATTCCGCGTACAGCGATTTCCGTCGAACAGAACTTGCGGCTAAGAGCGAAAGCCCTCGATGATCTGATCTCCCTGTTATGTCGGAAAGGCAACCCTCTCAGCCGCCCAGCCCGATGGGAATTGTTATGGGCTGCCGAGAAGATCGCTGCCCAGAAAGCCATGTGGAAAGTCGGAGAATCTtacagaggagaaggcgagaAACCATTCCTCAACACTGTAATTGAGTCAATGAACGATCGGTTCAAAACACGGCTTGATCCCCAGCAGGGCGAAAATGACCCCGTACGCCAATGGTTCCTGAAAGATTCCTTTCAAATGGAACACATCATTCCGTGGATCATGAAAGCCATCAAACCCCGGAGAGGCAACTCTTCGAAACAAGCTCGGAAATTGTCAGAGCAAATACTGGAGGCCAGTGAGATTTCACTGGCGATTATGGAGACTGCCTTCCGATACCGTGATGAACACGCCGGACTGTATGGACTTGGCGAGGATTTTCTGGAAGATGGTGTCTTGGCCGATGGCTATGAGGATCTCCCTGAGTTCTGGACATCGAAGGCGGTCGGCTACACCGAGACAGGACACCTGCTCGACTGGGAGCTCGACAGCTGCCGGGCGTGGATTCAGCAACGGACATCAAGTGCGGACGCGCCGGACGCGCAGGTCTTGAAAAACATTGCGGAAAATAGTGCCCGGCATCTGCGCGTACTTGGCCAGATGCATCGTGAACGATTTCGCTGGCTGGCCGTCCAAGAAGACCCCCAGCTCGTGGATGAAAGCGCCTCCATTGAGCAAACGCATATCAAGGAGCGTAAGTGGCAGTTGTTCAAACTGGCGGGCATTGGGCACCTCCAGGATGCCCTTAGTCTAGCAGAAAGATTCCGAGACATGGAGGCTTTGGTTGAACTCGTGATCGAGCTTCAGGATCAAATGAAGAACCAAGGCTCCTCCGCGGATGTTACCCCTATTGGAGATCGTGAAGGCGTTGTTGAACAAAGAATCTCGCAGTATTTTGAGACGTTTGGCGAACCATGGGCCGGTGCGTATTTTTCGCGGCAAATCTCGATGGGACACCCAGGGGCGTTGCTCTCGATGAAAAAATACCAACCTTTTGTGACCCGTTTCCTACGGAAGAGTTCAGCTTACTTGCGGCTGAGCTGGATCAACGACGtggtgggcgaggatgaCTATGATACCGCTGCGGCGTCCTTGGAGCAACTGGCTCTCAGCGGTGAGACAAATCTTTGGAGCCACCAGGTAGAGATCTCGCTCGCGAAACTCGGTCGACTGGCTTCATGGGAGCGGTCTCAACCTCAAGACCTTCATCCTGCTTCGCGGGAAGCCATCCAGCGTCTTGACGATCATACCGCGATCGATGTGATCCAGCAAGATCTCTACAACTACATCCAGCCGGTTTTTGAAGGTGCAATTGACAAGAAGGCAGAGGTTGAGCTGGCCCTGGATTATTTCGGGAGCTATCTTTCGGAGGATCGGCCTTCCCTTCACGAGATCCTGAATGAAGCTCTCACAACGATGATCAACCGACAGGTGGTTGGCGCTGATGACCTCCTGGATCTGTTGACGCTGATAGGTCCTGCGCAGACTTCTGAAGACAAGGACAGCGAGACCCACCACGAAGTTTTCTTCCAAGCACTGCAAGTTCTGGAGCGCGGCCGCTACGTCCAGCAGAATGTGTCGTATGAGTCGGCTTTGCGGAAGTTGATCTGGCGGCGGTGCATGATCCGTGATGACTGGGAGGCTCGAGGGAAAGCGGCCGAGGAAGTAAACGGCAATTCGGATTTGTCTGCCACCGAGACCGCTCTCCATTACACGCTGGGGCTCTGCTTGGGTGAGTGGTATCGCGATGTTGGCGGAAGGGTGAGCCTAACATTGTCTACAGAAAACCGCGAGTTGACCCACCCATCTCTCTACCAGCCTCTTTCTCCGGCCGAAGCTCTGATGAGTGAGTCTGAGTCGGAGGTTCTGGTCTCCCGCTTCCGCCCTGAGCAACGGGCTCGCATTGCCCTGGACCTCCAGCGGGAGgacgatcttctccgccagtACATCGAAGCCGGCAAACTCGATTTCTGGTATCAAAATCTCCTGGCCTCTGCCGACGCGcgatcctcggcatcccgTGCCACCGACGCCACATCCGGGGATGCGAGGGCGCGATTGACCTGGGTTTGA
- a CDS encoding uncharacterized protein (ID:PFLUO_008434-T1.cds;~source:funannotate), which produces MLPVAKPAISGALRAARPRLALALPRAQPIAALSTSSIKSATALERQSQSGSQLTASGKARKEVPLPSQEKKEGAMQYVLTTLDQVANWARQSSLWPMTFGLACCAIEMMHLSTPRYDQDRLGIIFRASPRQSDVMIVAGTLTNKMAPALRQVYDQMPEPRWVISMGSCANGGGYYHYSYSVVRGCDRIVPVDVYVPGCE; this is translated from the exons ATGCTGCCCGTGGCGAAACCGGCCATCTCGGGTGCCCTACGCG CGGCGCGACCACGCTTGGCCCTGGCCCTTCCCCGAGCCCAGCCCATTGCCGCCCTCTCAACTTCGTCAATTAAATCTGCCACAGCACTCGAGCGCCAGTCACAGTCTGGCTCGCAGCTTACAGCTTCTGGCAAGGCCCGCAAGGAAGTGCCATTGCCCAgccaggagaagaaggagggtgcCATGCAATATGTCCT AACCACTTTGGATCAAGTTGCCAACTGGGCCCGCCAAAGTTCTCTGTGGCCCATGACCTTCGGTTTGGCATGCTGTGCCATAGAGATGATGCACCTCTCCACGCCCCGATACGACCAGGACCGCCTGGGAATTATTTTCCGTGCTTCCCCCCGACAATCCGATGTGATGATCGTGGCCGGTACCCTGACCAACAAGATGGCTCCCGCTCTCCGCCAAGTCTACGACCAAATGCCTGAGCCGCGCTGGGTGATCAGCATGGGCAGCTGTGCAAATGGCGGCGGTTACTACCACTACAGCTACTCGGTGGTTCGAGGCTGTGATCGGATTGTGCCGGTTGATGTTTATGTTCCTGGATGTGAGTAA
- a CDS encoding uncharacterized protein (ID:PFLUO_008438-T1.cds;~source:funannotate) has protein sequence MDTATTTDSDPESFAISESLAPWRDNRAAVTTRVSLDGLLPEPLLLKEDLKEGCGGQLWPAGMVLAKYIINRHSSDLGDKTIVELGAGGGLVGLAIAHGCKIGRAPLYITDQQPMLALMQANIQLNHLSSTVDASVLNWGEPLPDHIPPHPDIILAADCVYFEPAFPLLITTLQELLGPNSVCYFCFKRRRRADLRFMKMVKKVFLIEEIPDEPQASTYNRENLFLYTIRAKPASRRGPVMREA, from the exons ATGGACACTGCTACTACTACTGACTCGGACCCGGAATCTTTCGCCATCAGCGAGTCTCTGGCTCCGTGGCGTGACAACAGAGCGGCGGTGACCACCCGCGTCTCACTCGACGGTCTCCTGCCAGAACCGCTGCTCCTGAAAGAGGATCTGAAGGAAGGCTGCGGCGGGCAATTATGGCCGGCCGGCATGGTTCTAGCGAAATATATCATCAATCGACACTCTTCGGACCTGGGCGACAAAACCAT CGTTGAACTTGGAGCCGGGGGTGGACTCGTGGGTCTCGCAATCGCACACGGATGCAAGATCGGACGAGCGCCTCTCTACATCACCGACCAGCAGCCGATGCTTGCCCTGATGCAAGCCAATATTCAATTGAACCATCTCTCCTCGACCGTAGACGCTAGCGTGCTAAACTGGGGGGAACCCCTACCAGACCACATCCCACCGCACCCGGACATCATCCTGGCCGCCGATTGCGTCTACTTTGAGCCAGCGTTTCCCCTTCTCATAACGACCCTTCAAGAGCTCCTGGGCCCCAACTCCGTCTGCTACTTCTGCTTCAAACGGCGCCGACGCGCCGACCTCCGGTTTATGAAGATGGTCAAGAAGGTGTTCCTCATCGAAGAAATCCCGGACGAGCCACAAGCCAGCACTTACAATCGCGAAAACTTGTTTCTCTATACGATCAGGGCCAAACCAGCTTCCCGAAGAGGACCGGTCATGAGAGAAGCATGA
- a CDS encoding uncharacterized protein (ID:PFLUO_008432-T1.cds;~source:funannotate), which yields MGSHALGSLVYMSPFKSRRLGAAIAMWRRPSFTPARLTTSRISHRGLYTALFFPGHGVQRVGMATAWMDSFPRTATRILDEMDTILGFKLSRIISDGPNSELNRTEHSQPAVMAVSVLILRILEHEFEFDIQSRVDVTLGHSLGEFSALVAGGYLEFGDALQLVRRRAEVMAQCTRAVAKQSGDSYGMVALICEPDHLESLLKAVQDFLSPRTPEDDSSHAVPSIQQVVVANINSKNQIVLSGSIERIKTLLVQLRQFGGHDPRAVRLKSDSPFHSPVMAPAAEYMRNAMENIDVRFPALIPCISNVSAQPFQSKEDLKDLLSRQCIDTVRWWDSIRYLHQDLGVRRWVGIGPGKIGRNLVGKEVGRVDTKGGGVWAISDPREVEETILALERTEPRTLDGSPPIHV from the coding sequence ATGGGTAGCCATGCGCTCGGCAGTCTAGTCTACATGTCTCCTTTCAAATCTCGCCGCCTGGGAGCGGCCATCGCGATGTGGCGGCGTCCCTCATTCACCCCAGCACGTCTTACCACCTCAAGGATCTCTCATCGTGGCCTATATACGGCTTTATTCTTTCCCGGACATGGAGTCCAACGAGTAGGCATGGCAACTGCCTGGATGGACAGCTTCCCCCGCACCGCGACCAGAATTCtagatgagatggataccATACTAGGATTCAAACTCTCGCGCATCATATCGGATGGTCCCAACTCCGAATTGAATCGCACTGAACATTCACAGCCCGCAGTCATGGCGGTGTCAGTACTCATCCTCCGTATTCTGGAGCATGAGTTTGAATTCGATATCCAGTCGCGCGTAGATGTGACTCTCGGACACAGCCTGGGAGAGTTCTCCGCTCTGGTCGCCGGCGGCTATCTCGAATTCGGAGATGCTCTTCAATTGGTTCGCCGCCGGGCTGAGGTGATGGCTCAGTGCACACGGGCGGTCGCCAAGCAATCGGGCGACAGCTACGGAATGGTGGCACTCATCTGTGAGCCCGACCATCTGGAGAGTTTGCTGAAGGCGGTTCAGGACTTTCTCAGTCCCAGAACGCCCGAGGATGATTCAAGCCATGCAGTGCCGTCAATCCAACAGGTGGTAGTGGCCAACATCAATTCGAAAAACCAAATCGTACTCAGTGGCAGCATTGAAAGAATCAAAACACTTCTTGTACAGCTCCGTCAATTTGGAGGGCACGACCCCCGCGCCGTGAGGTTGAAAAGTGACAGCCCGTTTCATAGCCCTGTGATGGCACCAGCGGCGGAATATATGAGAAACGCCATGGAGAATATCGATGTGCGTTTCCCAGCATTGATTCCATGCATCTCGAACGTTTCTGCACAACCGTTTCAGTCCAAAGAGGACCTTAAAGATCTACTTTCTCGACAGTGCATCGATACTGTCCGATGGTGGGACAGCATCCGCTATCTCCATCAGGACCTAGGAGTACGGCGGTGGGTTGGCATCGGACCCGGCAAGATCGGCCGAAACTTAGTTGGAAAGGAGGTTGGTCGCGTCGACACCAAGGGAGGCGGCGTCTGGGCGATTTCGGATCCACGCGAGGTGGAAGAAACCATTCTCGCCTTGGAGCGGACGGAGCCCAGGACTCTAGATGGCTCGCCCCCCATCCATGTATAG
- a CDS encoding uncharacterized protein (ID:PFLUO_008437-T1.cds;~source:funannotate), translating to MAKRRAGRASAQQEKTLPSVLSSPWAFLRPTTDLHSTVADSAKQFLDPLAASIVDAQSTRRQINKKRKRSELGPEDSQPLQLKNLYVDGFTSNQIWEQATRILESAGGEIERDIALISKHQQPSPLDISDPEDAESVSDSQNSLSGVSDDEASIDGSMGTDLESDLENSHLDLEDSELADEMGEPLSEDGDDDDDVSAAEEDPGTYADDRFGLNDGFFSIDDFNRQSELLERQDAMGAPEEDEDSSDEIDWHMDPLIAGNASTIREKDVRKKRSSLEDDEDDSSEEEGPTFGNADLNAHSDSDNDENRSDAGGNDAAGWVNTSDIKYADFFAPPPRKVSTKKARALPKTQPNETIMDEDVDRAMDNVRRDLFDDEPSDEGEEDDMDESPDAQGERSTHEKQRARIADEIRRLEAANVAKKEWMLAGEARAVERPVNSLIEEDLDFERVGKPVPVVTNETTEDIEEIVKRRILASEFDEVLRRRPGASDARGAKKSRFELDDTKPQQSLAELYEADHLRATDPNFVDAKDRKLMRGHAEINNLWKEVSSQLDTLSNWHYKPKAPQANINVVTDAPTIMMEEARPTAGSATAGPTGLAPQEIYAPGDDGRVAGEVVLKNGASTSREEMTREEKARLRRQQKKNKSKEKTQSAGQRPSKADEKQQLVSDLKKGGVKMIDKEGRMTDLDGGKVNASTKSRADTLKL from the coding sequence ATGGCAAAAAGACGCGCGGGCAGGGCATCGGCCCAACAAGAAAAGACGCTCCCGTCTGTTTTGTCGTCCCCATGGGCCTTTCTTCGTCCTACCACCGATCTCCATTCCACTGTGGCCGATTCCGCCAAACAATTCCTCGATCCCTTGGCAGCCTCTATTGTAGACGCTCAATCCACTCGCCGAcagatcaacaagaagcgcaagaggTCAGAGCTGGGACCGGAGGATTCGCAGCCCCTACAACTGAAAAACCTTTACGTGGACGGCTTCACCTCGAATCAAATATGGGAACAAGCGACGAGGATCCTGGAGTCTGCCGGAGGTGAAATTGAGCGAGATATCGCTCTGATTTCAAAGCATCAGCAGCCATCCCCTCTCGATATCTCGGACCCTGAAGATGCAGAATCGGTCAGCGACAGCCAGAACAGTTTGTCGGGTGTTTCCGACGATGAAGCTAGCATCGATGGGAGCATGGGGACTGACTTGGAGTCTGATTTGGAGAACTCTCATCTGGACCTCGAGGATTCAGAATTGGCAGACGAGATGGGCGAACCTTTATCCGAAGACGgagacgacgacgatgatgtctccgctgccgaggaggaccCGGGCACCTATGCAGATGACAGATTTGGGTTAAATGATGGATTTTTTTCTATCGATGATTTTAACAGGCAGTCCGAACTGCTGGAGAGGCAGGATGCTATGGGGGcaccagaagaagacgaggactCCAGCGATGAGATTGATTGGCATATGGATCCGCTCATCGCTGGAAACGCTTCAACTATCCGCGAGAAAGATGTACGGAAGAAACGAAGTAGCCTtgaggacgatgaggatgacagcagcgaagaagaagggccaACTTTCGGCAATGCCGATCTCAATGCCCATTCAGATTCTGACAACGATGAGAATCGTTCCGACGCTGGTGGGAatgatgctgctggctgggTTAACACCAGCGACATCAAATACGCCGATTTCTTTGCTCCACCACCGCGTAAGGTGTCTACCAAGAAGGCGCGCGCACTTCCGAAGACTCAACCCAACGAGACTATtatggatgaagatgtcgacCGAGCCATGGACAATGTTCGTCGCGATTTGTTCGATGATGAGCCTTCTGacgaaggcgaagaagacgacaTGGACGAATCGCCCGACGCTCAGGGTGAGCGTTCCACCCACGAGAAACAGCGCGCACGCATTGCAGATGAAATTCGTCGCCTGGAAGCGGCAAATGTggcaaagaaagaatggatgCTTGCTGGAGAAGCCCGAGCTGTGGAAAGACCGGTCAATTCTCTTATCGAAGAGGACCTTGATTTCGAGAGAGTCGGGAAACCTGTTCCGGTCGTCACAAACGAAACCACCGAAGATATTGAGGAAATAGTCAAGCGTCGAATTCTCGCCAGCGAATTTGACGAAGTGCTTCGCCGTCGGCCAGGCGCTTCGGATGCACGGGGTGCCAAGAAGAGCCGGTTTGAGCTCGATGACACCAAGCCCCAGCAAAGCCTCGCAGAGCTCTACGAGGCCGACCACCTTCGTGCTACGGATCCGAACTTTGTCGATGCGAAGGACCGCAAGCTGATGCGGGGCCATGCCGAAATCAACAACCTTTGGAAGGAGGTCAGTTCCCAGCTGGACACATTGTCCAATTGGCACTACAAGCCCAAGGCCCCGCAGGCGAACATCAACGTTGTGACCGACGCTCCCACCATTATGATGGAAGAGGCGCGTCCGACGGCAGGCAGTGCTACTGCCGGGCCCACAGGACTTGCGCCCCAGGAGATCTATGCGCCTGGAGACGACGGCCGAGTAGCGGGCGAAGTGGTCCTCAAGAATGGTGCCAGTACGTCCCGGGAGGAGATGACTCGGGAGGAGAAGGCCCGGTTGAGGcggcagcagaagaagaacaagagcaAGGAGAAAACCCAGTCCGCGGGTCAGCGGCCCAGCAAGGCGGACGAGAAGCAACAGCTGGTGTCGGatctgaagaagggcggcgTCAAGATGATCGACAAGGAGGGCCGAATGACGGATCTCGATGGCGGCAAAGTCAATGCCAGTACAAAGAGCCGCGCCGATACCCTGAAGTTGTAG